One genomic region from Buchnera aphidicola (Melanaphis sacchari) encodes:
- the erpA gene encoding iron-sulfur cluster insertion protein ErpA, which produces MKKNYQKNLNFSKKATEKIKKIINNEKNKNLKLRVYIVGGGCSGFQYQFIFEEKINENDILINQLNFSIVIDPISLQYLYGGTIDYIENLEGSKFIVFNPNAKNTCGCGASFSI; this is translated from the coding sequence ATGAAAAAAAATTACCAAAAAAATCTAAATTTTAGCAAAAAAGCTACTGAAAAAATAAAAAAAATTATTAATAATGAAAAAAATAAAAATTTAAAATTACGAGTATATATTGTCGGAGGCGGATGTAGTGGATTTCAATATCAATTTATTTTTGAAGAAAAAATCAATGAAAATGATATTTTAATTAATCAATTAAATTTTTCTATCGTTATAGATCCTATTAGTTTGCAATATTTATATGGCGGAACAATAGATTATATAGAAAATTTAGAAGGATCAAAATTTATAGTGTTTAATCCAAACGCAAAAAATACATGCGGATGTGGCGCATCTTTTAGTATTTAA
- a CDS encoding 5'-methylthioadenosine/adenosylhomocysteine nucleosidase, which yields MKIGIVGALEEEISIIKEIIHNQEIKKNGTFKIYQGKIKNNKIFLIKSGIGKVCASIATTMLIHLYKINIIINIGSAGALKNCLQIGDIIIPKKICYYDVNLTNFGYSKGQVPKHPKKFNIDKNLYNIFKKILLKFNLRYSKGLIVTGDSFIRGEISKKIKYQFSSAIGVDMESAAIAQVCYHFKIPYIIIKSISDLSDNHATLNFKKNISTASFQSSKLAKLILENINF from the coding sequence ATGAAAATTGGAATAGTTGGCGCTTTAGAAGAAGAAATTTCAATAATTAAAGAAATAATACATAACCAAGAAATAAAAAAAAATGGAACATTTAAGATTTATCAAGGAAAAATTAAAAATAACAAAATTTTTTTAATCAAATCAGGAATTGGCAAAGTGTGCGCAAGTATTGCAACAACTATGTTAATTCATTTATATAAAATAAATATTATTATTAATATTGGCTCAGCAGGTGCATTAAAAAATTGTCTTCAAATAGGAGATATCATTATTCCTAAAAAAATATGTTATTATGATGTAAATTTGACCAATTTTGGTTATTCTAAAGGTCAAGTGCCAAAACATCCAAAAAAATTTAATATTGATAAAAATTTATATAATATTTTTAAAAAAATTTTACTAAAATTTAATCTTAGATATTCAAAAGGATTAATTGTTACAGGAGATTCATTTATTAGAGGAGAAATTTCTAAAAAAATAAAATATCAATTTTCTTCTGCAATCGGAGTAGATATGGAATCTGCTGCAATAGCACAAGTATGTTATCATTTCAAAATTCCATATATTATTATAAAATCAATATCTGATTTATCGGATAATCATGCTACTTTAAATTTCAAAAAAAATATTTCTACCGCTTCTTTTCAATCTTCAAAATTAGCTAAATTAATACTAGAAAATATAAATTTTTAA
- the speE gene encoding polyamine aminopropyltransferase, which yields MVDKKIWHETLHHDIGQYFLIEKILYKKKNRYHEIKIFHNSIMGKIMTIDGIVQTTEKDEFIYHEMLTHVPILSHGSVKDVLIIGGGDGGILREVCRHKSINSITMVEIDIDIINLCKKYFPNHSNNAYNDPRLNIIIDNGCNFIKNTKNKFNLIISDSTDPVGCGESLFSSEFYSNCKRCLGYDGIFVAQNGVFFLQKNEIILTFKKLKKYFFDVKFYQASIPTYYGGIMMFAWGSDNFEYRKIHNKDLKKRIQNSKLNFNYYNSKIHIGSFYLPQNVISILNKSNNLSVGE from the coding sequence ATGGTTGATAAAAAAATATGGCATGAAACTTTACACCATGATATTGGACAATATTTTTTGATTGAAAAAATATTATATAAAAAAAAAAATAGATATCATGAAATCAAAATTTTTCATAATTCCATTATGGGTAAAATCATGACGATTGATGGAATCGTTCAAACTACCGAAAAAGATGAATTTATATATCACGAAATGTTAACACATGTACCTATACTATCTCATGGATCTGTTAAAGATGTATTAATAATAGGCGGAGGTGATGGAGGTATATTACGAGAAGTTTGCCGCCACAAAAGTATTAATAGTATTACTATGGTTGAAATTGATATTGATATTATTAATTTATGCAAAAAATATTTTCCGAATCATAGTAATAATGCATATAATGATCCACGTCTAAATATAATTATTGATAATGGATGTAATTTTATTAAAAATACAAAAAATAAATTTAATTTAATTATATCTGATTCTACAGATCCTGTTGGTTGTGGAGAAAGTTTATTTTCATCAGAATTTTATTCAAACTGCAAACGATGTCTTGGCTACGATGGTATCTTTGTAGCACAAAATGGAGTATTTTTTCTTCAAAAAAATGAAATTATTCTAACTTTTAAAAAATTAAAAAAATATTTTTTTGATGTTAAATTTTATCAAGCTAGTATTCCTACATATTATGGAGGAATAATGATGTTTGCTTGGGGATCAGACAATTTTGAATATAGAAAAATACATAATAAGGATTTAAAAAAACGCATTCAAAATTCTAAATTAAACTTTAATTATTATAATTCTAAAATTCATATAGGTAGTTTTTACTTACCACAAAATGTAATTAGCATATTGAATAAAAGTAACAACCTTTCTGTGGGAGAGTGA
- the speD gene encoding adenosylmethionine decarboxylase has protein sequence MQKLKLHGFNNLTKSLSFCIYDICYANTDNSRNSYIKYIDEQYNGIRLTKILKKACSIIGANVLNVFHQDYEPQGASVTILVCEEPINLDTIKILKNNNQITSSSVLAHLDKSHICVHTYPESHPQNGICTFRADIEVSTCGVISPLSTLNYLIRQLESDIVTIEYRIRGFTRDIYGIKHFIDHEINSIQNFMSSDIKSMYDMVDVNVYQENIFHTRMLLKEFHLKNYLFNIKVRDLSQRERSYIINLLWQEMREIYHGRNIPIKKFI, from the coding sequence TTGCAAAAACTCAAACTACATGGCTTTAATAATTTAACTAAAAGTCTAAGTTTTTGTATCTATGATATTTGCTATGCAAATACTGACAATTCAAGAAATAGCTACATTAAATATATTGATGAACAATATAACGGGATTAGATTAACTAAAATATTAAAAAAAGCTTGCTCTATCATTGGTGCAAATGTTTTAAATGTATTTCATCAAGATTATGAACCTCAAGGTGCTAGTGTAACAATTTTAGTATGTGAAGAACCAATAAATTTAGATACAATAAAGATTTTAAAAAATAATAATCAAATTACGTCATCTTCAGTATTAGCTCACTTAGATAAAAGCCATATTTGCGTGCATACATACCCAGAAAGTCATCCCCAAAACGGTATTTGTACATTTCGTGCAGATATTGAAGTTTCAACTTGCGGAGTAATATCACCTCTTAGTACATTAAATTATCTCATACGTCAATTAGAATCAGATATCGTAACAATTGAATATCGTATACGAGGATTTACCAGAGATATTTATGGAATAAAACATTTTATTGATCATGAAATTAATTCTATTCAAAATTTTATGTCATCAGATATAAAATCTATGTATGACATGGTTGATGTTAATGTATATCAAGAAAACATTTTCCATACTAGAATGTTATTAAAAGAATTTCATTTAAAAAACTATTTATTTAATATTAAGGTAAGAGATTTATCTCAAAGAGAGCGTTCCTACATTATAAACTTATTATGGCAAGAAATGAGAGAAATATATCATGGTAGAAATATTCCTATAAAAAAATTTATTTAA
- the lpdA gene encoding dihydrolipoyl dehydrogenase has translation MYQEIKTEVVVIGSGPAGYSAAFRCSDLGLDTTLVEFHENLGGVCLNVGCIPSKSLLHIAKVIKEAEELSKLGVFFKSPTLDLEKIQNWKKNIINQFSNSLLKMAKHRKINTIFGKACFSSTNSLLVEHNKNSYVISFKNAIIATGSHPIEIPSLPNKDDRIWNSTDALSFKKVPNQLLIVGGGIIGLEMATIYSALKSKVDIVDRFNTFLPVLDEDISAIYLKSINDRFNVFLNTHVKSIQPEEKGLFVTLGKEDNEEKDLYYDNVLVAIGRKPNIEYLNLNDIGIKLNEFGFIEVNTQLKTNISHIYAVGDVTGFPMLAHKAIHEAHIAAEVICGKNHYFEPKVIPSIAYTDPEISWVGLSEKEAKNQNIDYEIAKFPWNASGRAHASNSMSGITKLIFNKENNQIIGGSIVGTNASELISEIGLAIEMGCDAEDIALTIHPHPTLSESISLCAEVFQGTVTDVLNLKKHNS, from the coding sequence ATGTATCAAGAAATTAAAACAGAAGTTGTAGTTATTGGATCTGGTCCTGCTGGTTATTCTGCAGCATTTAGATGCTCTGATCTTGGGTTAGATACTACTTTAGTTGAATTTCACGAAAATTTAGGCGGCGTTTGTTTAAATGTTGGCTGTATACCTTCAAAATCATTACTGCATATAGCTAAAGTTATAAAAGAAGCAGAAGAATTATCTAAATTAGGTGTATTTTTTAAAAGCCCTACACTTGATTTAGAAAAAATACAAAATTGGAAAAAAAATATTATTAATCAGTTTTCTAATAGTTTATTAAAAATGGCAAAACATAGAAAAATAAATACAATTTTTGGAAAAGCATGTTTTTCTAGCACGAATAGTTTACTTGTAGAACATAACAAAAACAGCTATGTTATTTCTTTTAAAAATGCAATTATCGCAACAGGATCACATCCTATTGAAATACCTTCATTACCTAACAAAGATGATAGAATTTGGAATTCAACAGATGCTTTATCTTTCAAAAAAGTACCTAATCAGTTATTAATTGTAGGTGGGGGTATTATTGGCTTAGAAATGGCTACGATATACAGTGCATTGAAATCTAAAGTAGATATTGTTGATAGATTTAATACTTTTCTTCCCGTACTTGATGAAGATATTAGTGCAATATATTTAAAATCTATTAATGATAGATTCAACGTTTTTCTAAATACTCATGTAAAATCTATTCAACCTGAAGAAAAGGGATTATTTGTAACCTTAGGAAAAGAGGACAATGAAGAAAAAGATTTATATTATGACAACGTTTTAGTAGCAATTGGAAGAAAGCCGAATATTGAATATTTAAATCTGAACGATATTGGTATAAAATTAAATGAGTTTGGTTTTATTGAAGTGAATACGCAATTAAAAACAAACATTTCTCATATTTATGCAGTTGGTGATGTAACAGGATTTCCTATGTTAGCTCATAAAGCTATTCATGAAGCTCATATTGCTGCTGAAGTAATTTGCGGGAAAAATCATTATTTTGAACCTAAAGTAATACCGTCAATCGCATATACTGATCCAGAGATTTCTTGGGTAGGATTAAGTGAAAAAGAAGCAAAAAATCAAAATATAGATTATGAAATTGCTAAATTTCCATGGAATGCTTCGGGAAGAGCGCACGCGTCTAATTCTATGTCTGGAATAACAAAATTAATCTTTAATAAAGAAAATAACCAAATTATTGGTGGATCTATAGTAGGAACGAATGCAAGTGAATTAATCAGCGAGATAGGATTAGCTATTGAAATGGGATGCGATGCAGAAGATATTGCGCTTACTATTCATCCTCATCCTACTTTAAGTGAATCTATTAGTTTATGTGCTGAAGTATTTCAAGGTACAGTTACAGATGTGTTAAATTTAAAAAAACATAATTCATAG
- a CDS encoding 2-oxo acid dehydrogenase subunit E2 — protein sequence MHNKVKMPDIGLDEVEVIEILVKVGEKVQLEQGLITVEGDKTSMEIPSPVSGIVKEINVNIGDKVTTSCLIMTCISEEFNQDNKEIIPLKSTAVLMNTNINKHKEKKLIHATPVVRRLARHLNINLQDITGSGRKNRILKQDLELYKKKYSEIRNTSDLKNNNLNNLKLSQTHTIPITNLQKVVGKNLHKNWLNIPHVTQLDEVNITLLEDFRKQYNHKEHHKNGEKYNITLLVFIIKAVAHALKKFPIFNSSLSVNKNEIILKKYINIGIAVDVPEGLLVPVIKDVDKKNIVELSSELIALSKKAHDNKLTKSDMMDGCFTISNLGGIGGSWFFPIINAPEVAILGVSRAVIKPFWNGKEFNPSLILPLSLSYDHRIINGADAARFITFIRKLLSDIRFLIM from the coding sequence GTGCACAATAAAGTTAAAATGCCTGATATTGGTCTTGATGAAGTAGAAGTGATTGAAATATTAGTTAAAGTAGGTGAAAAAGTTCAATTAGAGCAAGGATTAATTACTGTCGAAGGTGATAAAACTTCTATGGAAATACCATCTCCTGTATCTGGAATTGTAAAGGAAATAAATGTTAATATAGGAGATAAAGTGACTACCTCTTGCTTAATAATGACTTGTATATCCGAAGAATTTAATCAAGATAATAAAGAAATAATTCCTTTGAAATCTACAGCGGTATTAATGAATACTAATATAAATAAACATAAAGAAAAAAAATTAATTCATGCAACACCAGTTGTTCGTCGTTTAGCGCGTCATTTAAATATTAATTTACAAGATATTACTGGTTCTGGACGAAAAAATCGTATCTTAAAGCAAGATTTAGAATTGTACAAAAAAAAATATTCTGAGATACGTAATACATCTGATTTAAAAAATAATAATTTAAATAATCTTAAATTATCACAAACGCATACTATCCCCATTACAAATTTGCAAAAAGTTGTTGGAAAAAATTTACATAAAAATTGGTTAAATATACCTCATGTTACACAGTTAGATGAAGTAAATATTACTTTATTGGAAGATTTTCGAAAACAATATAATCATAAAGAACATCACAAAAATGGAGAAAAATACAATATCACTTTATTAGTATTTATTATAAAAGCGGTTGCGCATGCATTAAAAAAATTTCCTATATTTAATAGTTCTTTATCTGTAAATAAAAATGAAATTATACTAAAAAAATACATTAATATTGGAATCGCTGTGGATGTTCCAGAAGGTTTACTTGTTCCTGTAATAAAAGATGTTGATAAAAAAAATATAGTAGAATTATCTTCCGAATTAATTGCTCTTTCTAAAAAAGCACATGATAATAAATTAACGAAGTCAGATATGATGGATGGCTGTTTTACAATTTCGAATTTAGGAGGTATTGGAGGTAGTTGGTTTTTTCCAATTATTAACGCCCCAGAAGTTGCAATTCTTGGTGTTTCTAGAGCTGTGATAAAGCCTTTTTGGAATGGTAAAGAATTTAATCCATCTTTAATTTTGCCTTTGTCTTTATCTTACGATCATCGCATTATTAATGGTGCAGATGCTGCTCGATTTATTACTTTTATTAGAAAACTGTTATCTGATATAAGATTTTTAATTATGTAA
- the aceE gene encoding pyruvate dehydrogenase (acetyl-transferring), homodimeric type → MSENSYDDVDPIETNDWVESIESVIREDGLERAQFLIKKILKKSKIKRSNFFISDYINTIHYKDEVKYPGDLALERKIRAAIRWNAMMMVLRASKKNLELGGHLSSFQSSATIYEVCFNHFFRAQNKDDGGDLVYFQGHISPGIYARSFLEGRFSEEQIDNFRQEVHGKGLSSYPHPKLMPNFWQFPTVSMGLGPLCAIYQAKFLKYLKNRELKDTSKQTVYAFLGDGEMDEPESKGAISIAVREKLDNLIFIINCNLQRLDGPVVGNGKIVNELESFFYGAGWKVIKVIWGSKWDALLKKDKTGKLIQLMNETIDGDYQRFKSKNGAYVRKYFFGKYQETCDLVKDMTDEEIWNLNRGGHDPKKLFNAIKKAKETKERPTVILAHTIKGYGMGSIAEGKNIAHQIKKINIDGITYIRDRFNIPISDENIKKLPYIIFEKNSKEYFYIHQQRKKLGGYIPFRLSKFTTTIKIPNLIDFKPLLVEQNKKMSTTIAFVRVLHLILKNNSLKNLIVPIIADEARTFGMEGLFRMIGIYSSSGQKYIPQDREQLAYYKEEKRGQILQEGINELGAASSWLAAATSYSTNDFPMIPFYIYYSIFGFQRIGDLFWAAGDQQARGFLIGGTSGRTTLNGEGLQHEDGHSHIQSLTIPNCISYDPAFAYEIAVIIHDGLKRMYGSSQENIYYYITTINENYHMPAMPEGSEEGICKGMYKLKTLYRKNTKLQVQLIGSGAILRCVCKAASILYDEYCIAVDIYSATSFTELARDGQDCDRWNMLHPYGKKKVAYVKKIMNSFPTVAATDYMKLFAEQIRCYVPSKEYYVLGTDGFGRSDSRDKLREHFEVNAHYIVIAALNLLSKSDSISKKVVEEAIIKFNINVDKINPRLA, encoded by the coding sequence ATGTCAGAAAATTCATATGATGACGTGGATCCAATTGAAACTAATGATTGGGTGGAATCAATTGAATCTGTTATTCGGGAAGATGGTTTGGAAAGGGCTCAGTTTTTAATTAAAAAGATTTTAAAAAAATCTAAAATAAAGAGATCAAATTTTTTTATCAGTGACTATATTAATACTATTCATTATAAAGATGAAGTTAAATATCCTGGCGATTTAGCGTTGGAAAGAAAAATTCGCGCAGCTATTCGTTGGAATGCTATGATGATGGTTTTACGTGCTTCAAAAAAAAATTTAGAGCTAGGAGGTCATTTATCATCATTTCAGTCGTCAGCAACTATATATGAGGTTTGTTTTAATCATTTTTTTCGAGCTCAAAATAAAGACGATGGAGGTGATTTAGTTTATTTTCAAGGTCATATTTCTCCAGGAATTTATGCTAGATCATTTTTAGAGGGTCGATTTTCTGAAGAACAAATCGATAATTTTAGACAAGAAGTACATGGAAAAGGATTATCTTCTTATCCTCATCCTAAATTAATGCCAAATTTTTGGCAATTTCCAACTGTTTCAATGGGATTAGGTCCTCTTTGTGCTATTTATCAAGCAAAATTTTTAAAATATTTAAAAAATAGAGAGTTAAAAGATACTTCTAAGCAAACTGTTTATGCTTTTTTAGGTGATGGAGAGATGGATGAACCTGAATCTAAAGGAGCTATTTCTATAGCTGTTCGTGAAAAATTAGATAATTTAATTTTTATTATTAACTGTAATTTGCAAAGATTAGATGGTCCTGTAGTAGGTAATGGAAAAATTGTAAATGAGTTAGAGAGTTTTTTTTACGGTGCCGGATGGAAAGTAATTAAAGTAATATGGGGTAGTAAATGGGATGCATTACTAAAAAAAGATAAAACTGGAAAATTAATTCAATTAATGAATGAAACAATAGATGGTGATTATCAAAGATTTAAATCAAAAAATGGAGCTTATGTTCGAAAATATTTTTTTGGAAAATATCAAGAAACATGTGATTTAGTAAAAGACATGACAGATGAGGAAATATGGAATCTAAATCGAGGTGGTCATGATCCTAAAAAATTATTTAATGCAATTAAAAAAGCTAAAGAGACAAAAGAACGGCCAACGGTAATTTTAGCTCATACTATTAAAGGATACGGTATGGGTTCTATTGCAGAAGGAAAAAATATTGCACATCAAATAAAAAAAATTAATATTGATGGTATAACTTACATTAGAGATCGTTTTAATATTCCCATATCTGATGAAAATATTAAAAAATTACCATATATTATTTTTGAAAAAAATTCTAAAGAATATTTTTATATACATCAACAAAGAAAAAAATTGGGTGGTTATATTCCCTTTCGGTTATCTAAGTTTACAACTACTATAAAAATTCCAAATTTAATTGATTTTAAACCTCTTTTAGTTGAGCAGAACAAAAAAATGTCTACGACTATAGCATTCGTACGTGTTTTGCATTTAATTTTAAAAAATAATTCTCTTAAAAATTTAATTGTCCCAATTATTGCTGATGAAGCTCGTACCTTTGGAATGGAAGGGTTATTCAGAATGATTGGAATTTACAGTTCAAGTGGACAAAAGTACATTCCTCAAGATAGAGAGCAGTTAGCCTATTATAAAGAAGAAAAAAGAGGGCAAATATTACAAGAAGGAATAAATGAGTTGGGGGCTGCGTCATCTTGGTTAGCAGCCGCTACTTCTTATAGTACTAATGATTTTCCCATGATTCCGTTTTATATTTATTATTCAATATTTGGTTTTCAAAGAATAGGCGACCTTTTTTGGGCAGCCGGAGATCAACAAGCAAGAGGTTTTTTAATTGGAGGTACATCAGGAAGAACAACGTTAAACGGAGAAGGTTTACAACATGAAGACGGTCATAGTCATATACAATCACTTACTATACCTAATTGTATTTCTTATGATCCTGCTTTTGCGTATGAAATAGCAGTTATTATACATGATGGTTTGAAACGTATGTATGGATCATCTCAGGAGAACATTTATTATTATATTACTACAATTAATGAAAATTATCATATGCCTGCCATGCCTGAAGGCTCTGAAGAAGGAATTTGTAAGGGAATGTACAAATTAAAAACTTTATATAGAAAAAATACTAAATTACAAGTTCAATTGATAGGTTCAGGAGCTATTTTACGTTGTGTTTGCAAAGCCGCCTCTATTTTGTATGACGAATACTGCATTGCTGTAGATATATACAGTGCTACTTCTTTCACAGAATTAGCACGAGATGGTCAGGATTGTGATCGTTGGAATATGTTACATCCTTATGGCAAAAAAAAAGTGGCTTATGTTAAAAAAATAATGAATTCCTTTCCTACTGTTGCTGCTACCGATTATATGAAATTATTTGCTGAACAAATCCGATGTTATGTTCCGTCAAAAGAATATTACGTATTAGGTACTGATGGATTTGGTCGTTCGGATAGTCGTGATAAATTACGTGAACATTTTGAAGTTAATGCTCATTATATTGTTATAGCAGCTTTAAATTTATTATCTAAATCAGATAGTATTAGCAAAAAAGTTGTAGAAGAAGCAATTATCAAATTTAATATTAATGTAGATAAAATTAACCCACGTTTAGCTTAG
- a CDS encoding GMP reductase codes for MRIEEDIKLGFKDVLIRPKRSTLKSRSEVNLIRYFSFKYSPLKWSGIPIIASNMDTIGTFQMATSLSRFNILTAIHKYYSIKEWEIFINSSPDNILEHVIISIGTSNLDFEKIKKIFLLSSKIKYLCIDVANGYSEFFLSFLKKVRDCFSDKIICAGNVVTGEMVEELILSGADIVKVGIGPGSVCTTRLKTGVGYPQLSAIIECADAAHGLNGQIISDGGCAVSGDIAKAFGGGSDFVMLGGMLSGHSECSGKVIEEKENKFMLFYGMSSIPAMQRYTGKIFGYRASEGKVVKVPFRGEIDKTIRDILGGLRSACTYVGAQKLKELTKRTTFIRVSEQENCVFNHFNASNILD; via the coding sequence ATGCGTATTGAAGAAGATATTAAACTAGGTTTTAAAGATGTTTTAATAAGACCTAAAAGATCTACTTTAAAAAGTCGTTCTGAAGTTAATCTTATTCGTTATTTTTCTTTTAAGTATTCACCTTTAAAGTGGTCTGGAATTCCTATTATTGCTTCGAATATGGATACTATTGGAACATTTCAAATGGCAACATCTTTATCAAGGTTTAATATTTTAACTGCGATACATAAATATTATTCGATTAAAGAATGGGAAATATTTATTAATTCATCTCCTGATAATATATTAGAACATGTAATTATATCAATTGGAACTTCTAATTTAGATTTTGAAAAAATTAAAAAAATTTTTTTATTATCTTCTAAAATAAAATATCTTTGTATTGATGTTGCAAATGGTTATTCTGAATTTTTTTTATCTTTTTTAAAGAAAGTAAGAGATTGTTTTTCAGATAAAATTATTTGCGCTGGCAATGTTGTAACCGGAGAAATGGTAGAAGAATTGATACTATCTGGCGCTGATATAGTTAAGGTAGGTATAGGTCCTGGTTCTGTTTGCACAACGCGTTTAAAAACAGGGGTTGGATATCCTCAACTTTCGGCTATTATAGAATGTGCAGATGCTGCTCATGGGTTAAATGGTCAAATTATTAGTGATGGTGGATGTGCTGTTTCTGGTGATATTGCTAAAGCTTTTGGTGGCGGCTCAGATTTTGTAATGTTAGGAGGCATGCTTTCTGGACACTCTGAATGTTCAGGAAAAGTAATAGAAGAGAAAGAAAATAAGTTTATGTTATTTTATGGCATGAGTTCTATTCCTGCAATGCAACGTTATACAGGAAAAATTTTTGGATATCGCGCATCAGAAGGAAAAGTAGTAAAAGTTCCTTTTCGAGGAGAAATAGATAAAACAATACGTGATATTTTAGGAGGTCTTCGATCTGCTTGTACTTATGTAGGAGCTCAAAAATTAAAAGAATTAACCAAAAGAACTACTTTTATAAGAGTAAGCGAACAAGAAAATTGTGTTTTTAATCATTTTAATGCTTCCAATATACTAGATTAA
- the coaE gene encoding dephospho-CoA kinase (Dephospho-CoA kinase (CoaE) performs the final step in coenzyme A biosynthesis.) codes for MTYIVALTGGIGSGKTIISNSFKKQGIHIVDTDVIAKKIVEKNMEILNNIKKKFGKKILNLDNSINRILLRNHVFSNKNNKLWLENILHPKIYEESKKQIKSTKSCWCLWVVPLLLEKKLEKKVNRILLIDTPVKTQIKRIIKRDKINIREAKKIISYQFTRTQRISISDDIIFNKNKKISTLNLYTYYLNKFYTYLSKKKYLIQIKKNNLTKFY; via the coding sequence ATGACTTATATTGTAGCACTTACTGGAGGCATTGGTAGCGGTAAAACTATTATTTCTAATAGCTTTAAAAAACAAGGCATTCACATTGTTGATACTGATGTCATTGCAAAAAAAATAGTAGAAAAAAATATGGAAATATTAAATAATATTAAAAAAAAATTTGGAAAAAAAATACTCAATCTAGACAATTCAATTAATAGAATTTTACTTCGAAATCATGTCTTTTCTAATAAAAATAATAAATTATGGCTGGAGAATATACTTCATCCCAAAATTTATGAAGAAAGTAAAAAACAAATTAAATCTACTAAATCATGTTGGTGCTTATGGGTCGTTCCTTTATTATTAGAAAAAAAATTAGAAAAAAAAGTAAATCGAATTCTTTTAATTGATACACCAGTAAAAACGCAAATAAAACGTATAATCAAACGAGATAAAATAAATATTCGAGAAGCTAAAAAAATTATTTCTTATCAATTCACGCGCACACAAAGAATTTCTATTTCTGATGATATTATCTTTAATAAAAATAAAAAAATATCAACATTAAATTTATATACATACTATTTAAACAAATTTTACACTTATTTATCTAAAAAAAAATATTTAATACAAATAAAAAAAAATAATTTAACTAAATTTTACTAA
- a CDS encoding NUDIX domain-containing protein: MHYIKAVIGIIIKKNRIYISKSKKNKYSVDLWEFPGGKVKTSETLIHALKRELCEEIGITILNFSFLKYEKIFNKNIKLYFFLIKKWKGKIYSREGYLYQWIFYKSLKYFNFPKSNYKIIKLLIEKFHSFKKNKNFLL, translated from the coding sequence ATGCACTATATAAAAGCTGTGATCGGAATTATTATAAAGAAAAATAGAATTTATATAAGTAAAAGTAAAAAAAATAAATACAGTGTAGATTTATGGGAATTTCCAGGAGGTAAGGTAAAAACGAGTGAAACTTTAATTCATGCTTTAAAAAGAGAGTTATGCGAAGAAATAGGAATAACAATTTTAAATTTCAGTTTTTTAAAATATGAAAAAATTTTTAATAAAAATATAAAGTTATATTTTTTTTTAATAAAAAAATGGAAAGGAAAGATATATAGTAGAGAAGGATATTTATATCAATGGATTTTTTATAAAAGTTTAAAATATTTTAACTTTCCTAAATCAAATTATAAAATTATAAAATTGTTAATAGAAAAATTTCATTCATTTAAAAAAAATAAAAATTTTTTACTATAA